In a genomic window of Pedobacter sp. KBS0701:
- the aroC gene encoding chorismate synthase → MAGNSFGQLFRITTFGESHGVAIGVIIDGCPAQLDIDMDFIQSELDKRRPGQSKITTQRKESDTVQILSGVFEGKSTGTPIALLIPNEDQRSKDYGHNVDVYRPSHADYVYDAKYGIRDHRGGGRSSARETAARVAAGAIAKLFLKQQGIEIFAHVTSVGTIDAPNLESKDLSLLLNVREDNIVRCADPATAHEMIEFIDSVRKDGDTVGGKIGCVIKGCPAGLGEPVFDKLHADLGKAMLSINAVHGFEYGSGFAGSELRGSQHNDIPQPKAADSKVFKTTTNYAGGILGGISNGMDITFKVAFKPVATIMHNQQTINAAGEASEIKGKGRHDPCVVPRAVVIVEAMAALVLADQFLRNKASVI, encoded by the coding sequence ATGGCAGGCAACTCATTCGGACAACTATTTCGCATCACTACTTTTGGCGAATCTCATGGCGTAGCCATTGGGGTAATTATTGATGGCTGTCCGGCGCAATTGGATATCGATATGGATTTCATCCAATCAGAACTCGACAAACGTAGACCGGGTCAATCCAAAATCACCACGCAAAGAAAAGAAAGCGATACCGTTCAGATTTTATCGGGTGTATTTGAAGGAAAAAGTACCGGGACACCAATTGCCTTGCTTATTCCAAACGAAGATCAGCGTTCAAAAGATTATGGCCATAATGTTGATGTTTACCGTCCCAGCCATGCCGATTATGTTTACGATGCGAAATACGGTATCCGCGATCACCGCGGTGGCGGACGCTCTTCTGCCCGCGAAACAGCAGCCCGTGTTGCAGCCGGAGCAATTGCAAAACTGTTTTTAAAGCAACAGGGTATTGAAATTTTTGCCCATGTAACCTCTGTAGGCACTATTGACGCACCAAATTTAGAAAGCAAAGATTTATCGTTGCTTTTAAACGTCAGAGAAGATAATATTGTGCGCTGTGCTGATCCGGCAACAGCACACGAAATGATTGAGTTTATCGATTCGGTTAGAAAAGATGGCGATACCGTAGGCGGCAAAATCGGCTGCGTAATAAAAGGTTGTCCGGCTGGTTTAGGCGAGCCTGTTTTCGACAAACTACATGCTGATTTAGGTAAAGCCATGCTCAGCATTAACGCCGTTCATGGTTTCGAATATGGTTCTGGCTTTGCCGGAAGTGAATTAAGAGGATCGCAACACAACGATATCCCTCAGCCAAAAGCTGCTGATTCTAAAGTTTTTAAAACCACAACTAATTATGCCGGTGGCATTCTGGGTGGTATTTCTAATGGGATGGATATTACCTTTAAAGTGGCATTCAAACCTGTAGCAACCATTATGCATAACCAACAAACCATAAATGCAGCTGGCGAAGCTTCGGAAATTAAAGGCAAAGGCCGACATGATCCCTGTGTGGTACCCAGAGCAGTAGTAATTGTTGAGGCTATGGCTGCACTGGTTTTAGCCGATCAGTTTTTAAGAAACAAAGCAAGTGTGATTTAA
- the aroA gene encoding 3-phosphoshikimate 1-carboxyvinyltransferase: MSKNALVSFKGTRNINTEIQLTGSKSECNRALIISALSKKLVKVENLSNAADTVTLNGILNKLGVETSELGADSKLKTANSELVDVGPAGTAMRFLSAYLSAKNGNFLLTGTERMKQRPIGILAEALKTIGADISYAEAEGFPPLNIVGPLDQKTAQVKIKGDISSQYISALLMIAPILPQGLTLEIEGELTSKPYVDMTLDMLAEVGIEHNWNGNSISIKPQTFKPGTLVVEPDWSAASYWYSIAALADEAEISLPALKEKSLQGDSQIKNIMKIFGIATSKTDKGIAISNLGLTLDTKEVLDLKTCPDLAQTIVVIAAALGKNMSFTGLETLKIKETDRIAALQNELAKIGVTFTEDNLIYTLNTDNLHFPDQVTFATYEDHRMAMAFAPLALLINEVEIEEMQVVEKSYPYYWEDLKKAGFEVREI; this comes from the coding sequence ATGTCGAAAAACGCCTTAGTTTCTTTTAAAGGAACCAGGAATATCAATACGGAAATCCAATTAACAGGCTCGAAAAGCGAATGCAATAGAGCCTTGATTATTAGCGCATTAAGCAAAAAACTGGTTAAAGTTGAAAACCTTTCTAATGCTGCCGATACGGTAACCTTAAATGGGATCCTAAACAAGTTGGGAGTTGAGACTAGTGAGTTGGGAGCAGACTCCAAACTGAAAACTGCGAACTCCGAACTGGTTGACGTTGGCCCTGCAGGTACTGCTATGCGTTTCTTATCGGCCTATCTTTCGGCAAAAAATGGTAATTTTTTACTTACGGGAACAGAACGGATGAAGCAGCGTCCCATTGGTATATTGGCAGAGGCTTTAAAAACCATCGGTGCTGATATTTCTTATGCAGAGGCTGAAGGTTTTCCGCCATTGAATATTGTTGGTCCATTGGATCAAAAAACTGCCCAGGTAAAGATTAAAGGCGATATCAGCAGTCAATATATTTCGGCTTTGCTGATGATTGCTCCTATCCTACCTCAGGGTTTAACTTTAGAAATTGAAGGTGAACTTACTTCTAAACCGTATGTAGATATGACTTTAGATATGTTGGCTGAAGTTGGTATTGAACATAACTGGAACGGAAATTCAATTTCCATTAAACCACAGACTTTTAAACCAGGCACTTTGGTTGTAGAACCCGACTGGAGTGCGGCATCATACTGGTACAGCATTGCAGCTCTGGCAGATGAAGCTGAAATTAGTTTACCTGCTTTAAAAGAAAAAAGTTTGCAGGGCGATAGCCAGATCAAGAATATCATGAAGATTTTTGGCATTGCTACCAGTAAAACCGATAAAGGAATCGCCATTAGCAATTTAGGCCTTACTTTAGATACCAAAGAAGTTTTGGACTTAAAAACCTGCCCGGATTTAGCACAAACTATCGTAGTTATTGCAGCAGCTTTGGGTAAGAATATGTCTTTTACAGGCTTAGAAACACTAAAAATAAAAGAAACAGACCGTATTGCGGCCCTTCAGAATGAATTAGCCAAAATAGGCGTTACTTTTACAGAAGATAATCTGATTTATACTTTAAATACGGATAACCTTCATTTTCCTGATCAAGTTACTTTTGCAACTTACGAGGACCACCGTATGGCAATGGCTTTTGCACCACTTGCACTGTTGATTAACGAAGTTGAAATTGAAGAAATGCAGGTAGTAGAAAAATCTTATCCTTATTATTGGGAAGATTTGAAAAAAGCGGGATTTGAGGTGAGAGAGATTTGA